The Acidimicrobiales bacterium genome includes a window with the following:
- a CDS encoding ubiquitin-like small modifier protein 1, translated as MPVEVRLPTVLRQHASGQSTVSASGSTVGEVLEDLVRTFPGMAGQVVTSDGTLHKFVNVYRNDDDVRYLDRLDTKVSDTDVISILPAVAGGAGPARS; from the coding sequence GTGCCCGTAGAAGTGCGACTGCCCACGGTCCTCCGCCAGCACGCCAGCGGCCAGTCGACGGTCTCGGCCTCCGGGTCCACCGTCGGCGAGGTGCTCGAGGACCTGGTCCGGACCTTCCCCGGCATGGCCGGCCAGGTGGTCACGTCTGACGGGACCCTGCACAAGTTCGTGAACGTCTACCGCAACGACGACGACGTCCGCTATCTGGACCGGCTCGACACCAAGGTCTCGGACACCGACGTGATCTCCATCCTCCCCGCCGTGGCCGGGGGCGCCGGGCCGGCACGGTCGTAG
- a CDS encoding M67 family metallopeptidase produces MLRLPVVVYTEVVGHCLGGLPDEACGLLGGDPASTQASICYPTRNAAASARTYTVDPRDHLRADRDAESRGLEIVGVFHSHTHTDPYPSATDVAQAPDPSWHYVLVSLRDESPTLRSYRIMDGKIDEEPVVLEGR; encoded by the coding sequence ATGCTTCGGCTCCCCGTCGTGGTCTACACCGAGGTCGTCGGCCACTGCCTCGGGGGCCTGCCCGACGAGGCCTGCGGGCTTCTCGGAGGCGACCCGGCGAGCACCCAGGCCAGCATCTGCTACCCGACCAGGAACGCCGCCGCCTCGGCCCGCACCTACACGGTCGATCCCCGGGATCACCTGCGTGCCGACCGAGACGCCGAGTCCCGCGGGCTGGAGATCGTCGGGGTCTTCCATTCGCATACCCACACCGACCCCTACCCGTCGGCCACCGACGTCGCCCAGGCCCCCGACCCCAGCTGGCACTACGTGCTGGTCTCCCTCCGGGACGAAAGCCCCACCCTGCGCTCATACCGGATCATGGACGGCAAGATCGACGAAGAGCCGGTTGTCCTCGAAGGCCGTTAG